The following proteins come from a genomic window of Azoarcus sp. PA01:
- the bfr gene encoding bacterioferritin — protein sequence MKGDNQVLDHLNALLAGEMTSVDQYFIHSRMYDNWGLPKLHERIAHEMSEELEHASGLIARILFLEGTPDLSKRDPLQIGQTVPDMLKNDLALELKVVGHLKEVIAYCETVKDYQTREILEGMLADTEEDHAYWLEKQLGLIDKVGLQNYLQSQM from the coding sequence ATGAAAGGCGACAACCAGGTACTCGATCATCTGAACGCGTTGCTGGCAGGCGAAATGACCTCCGTGGATCAGTATTTCATCCATTCGAGGATGTACGACAACTGGGGACTGCCGAAACTGCACGAACGGATTGCCCACGAGATGTCGGAGGAACTCGAACACGCCTCCGGGCTCATCGCGCGCATTCTTTTCCTCGAAGGCACGCCGGATCTATCCAAGCGCGACCCGCTGCAGATCGGTCAGACGGTCCCCGACATGCTGAAGAACGACCTCGCTCTGGAATTGAAAGTCGTCGGCCACCTGAAGGAGGTGATCGCCTACTGCGAAACCGTCAAGGACTACCAGACGCGCGAGATCCTCGAAGGCATGCTGGCGGACACCGAAGAGGATCACGCCTACTGGCTGGAAAAACAGCTCGGTCTGATCGACAAAGTAGGGTTGCAGAATTACCTGCAGTCGCAAATGTGA
- a CDS encoding ABC transporter ATP-binding protein codes for MPLLDLRNVSYAYGDRPVVRSLSFSLDQGSIACLLGPSGCGKTTVLRCIAGFERIAAGEIVLSGVVVSSPGHHIPPERRGVGMVFQDYALFPHLSVADNVGFGLHRQSAEARSARVSEVLATVGLGALARAFPHELSGGQQQRVALARALAPKPQILLLDEPFSNLDVHLRERLSREVREILRVTGTTAILVTHDQNEAFAVADEIGVMHEGRIQQWDSPYHLYHRPANRFVADFIGEGVFLPGAVRGPRQVEIELGVLDGSVPEECIAGCPCGCPVHVLLRPDDVVLDDVSDLKAQVVGKAFRGAEFLYTLKLKSGARVLSLVASHHDHPVGETIGIRLDADHVVAFHGETAAGAQTS; via the coding sequence ATGCCATTGCTGGATCTGAGAAACGTCTCGTACGCTTACGGCGATCGGCCGGTCGTCAGATCGCTATCGTTCTCGTTGGATCAAGGAAGCATCGCGTGCCTGCTGGGCCCTTCCGGCTGCGGCAAGACCACGGTGTTGCGCTGCATTGCGGGGTTCGAACGGATCGCTGCAGGCGAAATCGTCCTGAGCGGCGTGGTAGTCAGCAGTCCTGGCCACCACATACCCCCGGAACGGCGCGGCGTCGGCATGGTGTTCCAGGATTATGCCCTTTTCCCGCATCTCTCGGTCGCCGACAACGTCGGATTCGGACTGCATCGGCAGTCCGCTGAAGCTCGATCGGCGCGCGTCTCGGAGGTCCTCGCGACGGTCGGCCTCGGCGCGCTGGCGCGTGCGTTCCCGCATGAGCTTTCGGGCGGTCAGCAGCAGCGCGTCGCGTTGGCGCGGGCCCTTGCGCCGAAGCCGCAGATTCTGCTGCTCGATGAACCGTTCTCGAATCTGGACGTGCATCTGCGCGAGCGACTGTCGCGCGAGGTGCGCGAAATCCTCAGGGTGACCGGCACGACGGCGATTCTCGTCACGCACGATCAGAACGAGGCTTTCGCCGTCGCAGACGAAATCGGAGTCATGCACGAAGGCCGTATTCAGCAATGGGACTCGCCGTATCACCTTTACCATCGCCCGGCGAACCGTTTCGTCGCCGATTTCATCGGTGAAGGCGTATTCCTGCCGGGCGCGGTGCGCGGCCCACGTCAGGTGGAAATCGAGCTCGGGGTCCTGGACGGTTCCGTCCCCGAAGAATGCATCGCCGGTTGTCCCTGCGGCTGCCCGGTACATGTCCTGCTACGCCCGGACGACGTCGTGCTCGACGACGTGAGCGACTTGAAAGCGCAGGTCGTGGGCAAGGCTTTCCGTGGTGCGGAGTTTCTCTACACCTTGAAACTGAAGAGCGGGGCCCGGGTGCTTTCCCTCGTTGCGAGCCACCACGACCACCCCGTCGGCGAGACCATCGGAATCCGCCTCGATGCCGACCACGTGGTCGCTTTCCATGGCGAAACGGCCGCGGGGGCGCAGACGTCCTGA
- a CDS encoding four-helix bundle copper-binding protein: protein MAHQKYASCVEACNACADACDHCSTACLQEPDVKMMARCIALDMDCAAVCRLAAGSMARDSEFAKQVCQLCATVCEACGDECAKHQNAHCQECAQACRRCAEECRRMSAGG, encoded by the coding sequence ATGGCTCATCAGAAATACGCATCGTGCGTCGAAGCCTGCAACGCCTGCGCCGACGCTTGCGACCACTGTTCGACGGCCTGCCTGCAGGAGCCCGACGTCAAGATGATGGCGCGCTGCATCGCGCTCGACATGGACTGCGCCGCGGTCTGTCGCCTCGCAGCGGGCTCGATGGCGCGCGACAGCGAGTTTGCGAAGCAGGTCTGCCAGTTGTGCGCGACTGTCTGCGAAGCCTGCGGCGACGAGTGCGCGAAGCACCAGAATGCCCACTGCCAGGAGTGCGCTCAGGCCTGTCGCCGCTGCGCCGAGGAGTGCCGCCGCATGAGCGCCGGCGGCTGA
- the cobD gene encoding threonine-phosphate decarboxylase CobD translates to MLEHGGRRRAAARRYAIPEADWLDLSTGISPHGYPVPAIAAEDWLRLPEDDDGLLDAAAAYYGTARLVALAGSQPAIQGLPFVLPRGRVGVLAPTYAEHPHHWQRAGHAVTRFAAAALPAVADALDTLVICQPNNPDAGCIAPAVLIDIAERLQARGGHLVVDEAFIDATPEASVITLAGARLPNLIVLRSLGKFFGLAGARVGFVAARPDLLAALREAAGPWPLCGPARTVARRALADTAWQDAMRRTLAEASARLAGLLAPLDPQGKRRVHPLFVWLPTAAAESIAAALARQGILVRHFAAADCQGLRFGLPGAENDWQRLEAAIRALTGAAARNDSGMA, encoded by the coding sequence ATGCTTGAACACGGGGGACGGCGTCGCGCTGCGGCCAGGCGTTATGCAATCCCGGAAGCCGACTGGCTGGACCTGTCGACCGGCATCAGTCCGCACGGTTATCCGGTGCCGGCGATCGCGGCCGAAGACTGGCTGCGTCTGCCCGAAGACGACGACGGCCTGCTCGACGCCGCAGCGGCGTACTACGGCACTGCGCGGCTGGTGGCGCTGGCCGGCTCGCAGCCGGCGATCCAGGGCCTGCCTTTCGTGCTGCCGCGCGGTCGCGTCGGCGTGCTCGCGCCGACCTACGCCGAACATCCGCATCACTGGCAGCGCGCCGGCCATGCAGTGACCCGCTTTGCGGCCGCGGCGCTGCCCGCGGTCGCGGACGCGCTCGATACGCTCGTGATTTGCCAGCCGAACAATCCCGATGCCGGCTGTATCGCGCCGGCGGTCCTGATCGACATCGCCGAACGCCTGCAGGCGCGTGGTGGCCATCTGGTCGTCGATGAAGCTTTCATCGACGCGACGCCCGAAGCTTCAGTGATCACGCTGGCCGGCGCTCGCCTGCCGAACCTGATCGTCCTCCGCTCGCTCGGCAAGTTCTTCGGCCTCGCCGGCGCGCGCGTCGGCTTCGTCGCCGCCCGGCCGGACCTGCTTGCCGCGCTGCGCGAAGCGGCCGGCCCGTGGCCGCTGTGCGGCCCGGCCCGCACGGTGGCGCGCCGCGCGCTCGCCGATACCGCCTGGCAGGACGCCATGCGGCGCACGCTTGCCGAAGCCAGCGCACGGCTCGCCGGGCTGCTCGCACCGCTCGACCCGCAGGGCAAGCGGCGCGTGCATCCACTGTTCGTCTGGCTGCCCACTGCGGCCGCCGAATCGATTGCCGCTGCGCTGGCACGCCAGGGCATCCTGGTTCGCCATTTCGCCGCTGCCGACTGCCAAGGGTTGCGCTTCGGCCTGCCCGGAGCGGAAAACGACTGGCAACGCCTTGAAGCGGCAATTCGTGCGCTGACGGGCGCGGCGGCGCGCAACGATTCGGGGATGGCATGA
- the cbiB gene encoding adenosylcobinamide-phosphate synthase CbiB: MTSVISTPGIVHLLGTGPGNAEFLTAAVELLQLLQLPLCALVAVGLDRVFGEPRRFHPLVGFGRLAQRIETALRRFPSRPTRQKKAGIAAWALAVLPFAGVALGLRSIAPAWLAVALDVVLLYFALGAQSLREHVVPIADALDAGDLPAAREAVGRIVSRDTTALDEPAVARAAVESTLENGSDAVFGALFWFALLGGPGALLFRLANTLDAMWGYRNERYLHFGWAAARVDDLLGYLPARFCALTYAALGRGGRALACWRAQAPLWDSPNAGPVMAAGAGSLGVRLGGPAVYHGQREARPTLGAGAAPTAADIRRALALVRRGIALWLLAGFLLALVRGALNA; the protein is encoded by the coding sequence ATGACGTCAGTAATCTCCACACCCGGGATCGTCCATCTGCTCGGCACCGGGCCCGGTAATGCCGAATTCCTGACGGCCGCGGTCGAACTGTTGCAGCTGCTGCAGCTGCCGCTTTGCGCGCTCGTCGCCGTCGGGCTCGATCGTGTGTTCGGCGAACCGCGTCGCTTTCATCCGCTGGTCGGTTTCGGCCGGCTGGCGCAACGCATCGAAACGGCGCTGCGCCGCTTTCCGAGCCGGCCCACCCGGCAAAAAAAAGCCGGCATCGCCGCGTGGGCGCTCGCCGTCCTGCCTTTCGCCGGCGTCGCGCTGGGGCTGCGCAGTATCGCGCCGGCCTGGCTCGCGGTGGCGCTCGATGTCGTCCTGCTGTACTTCGCGCTTGGCGCGCAGAGCCTGCGCGAACACGTCGTGCCGATCGCCGACGCGCTCGACGCCGGCGACCTGCCCGCCGCCCGCGAAGCGGTTGGCCGCATCGTCTCGCGCGACACCACGGCGCTCGACGAGCCGGCAGTGGCGCGCGCCGCCGTCGAATCGACGCTGGAAAACGGCAGCGACGCGGTGTTCGGCGCGCTGTTCTGGTTCGCGTTGCTCGGCGGCCCGGGCGCCTTGCTCTTCCGCCTCGCCAATACGCTCGACGCGATGTGGGGCTACCGCAACGAACGCTACCTTCACTTCGGGTGGGCGGCGGCGCGTGTCGACGATCTGCTCGGTTACTTGCCGGCCCGCTTTTGCGCGCTCACGTACGCGGCGCTCGGCCGCGGGGGGCGGGCGCTGGCGTGCTGGCGCGCGCAGGCGCCGCTATGGGACAGCCCGAACGCCGGCCCGGTGATGGCCGCGGGCGCCGGCAGCCTCGGAGTGAGGCTGGGTGGCCCAGCGGTGTATCACGGGCAGCGCGAGGCCCGCCCGACGCTGGGCGCCGGCGCGGCGCCGACGGCAGCCGACATCCGCCGCGCGCTCGCGCTGGTTCGGCGCGGCATCGCCCTGTGGCTGCTCGCCGGTTTCCTGCTGGCGCTGGTCCGGGGAGCGCTCAATGCTTGA
- a CDS encoding SRPBCC family protein, whose protein sequence is MPTGTVRLHRVLRANPEKIYRAFLDAEALAQWLPPNGFTCKVDHLDARVGGTFRMAFRNFGTGNSQSFGGSYLELVPNERIRHTDRFDDPNLRGEMVMTLTLRAVACGTEVEIVQEGIPEAIPPEFCYLGWQESLEHLARLVEPEIPG, encoded by the coding sequence ATGCCTACCGGTACTGTCCGCCTGCACCGCGTGCTGCGCGCAAACCCCGAGAAGATCTACCGGGCCTTCCTCGATGCGGAAGCGCTCGCCCAATGGCTGCCGCCGAACGGCTTCACCTGCAAGGTCGACCACCTGGATGCCAGGGTTGGCGGCACGTTCAGGATGGCGTTCAGGAATTTCGGCACGGGTAACAGTCAGTCCTTCGGCGGCAGCTATCTGGAACTCGTTCCGAACGAGCGCATCCGCCACACCGACAGGTTCGACGACCCGAACCTGCGCGGCGAAATGGTGATGACGCTCACGTTGCGCGCGGTGGCCTGCGGGACGGAGGTGGAGATCGTGCAGGAAGGCATTCCGGAGGCGATTCCGCCGGAGTTTTGCTATCTCGGGTGGCAGGAGTCCCTCGAGCATCTGGCGCGGCTCGTCGAGCCGGAAATTCCGGGTTGA
- a CDS encoding SRPBCC family protein — translation MRNHASRVTSAIRGFSLGMLAMYLFDPDVGRRRRALVVDQFASTRNRLTHFADTAYRDAVNRSYGVAARLRPSAGRRQPMTAHQVEERVRARIGRVVRNSHALRVQARDDGTVVLSGPVLASEVNRLMSAVWSVSGVTGIEDQLQVHEQPGNVSALQGALAHEGRRGAGMAETWPPSIRLLAGITGGALALAGLSRSRPFGMVQALLGGALVTRAVANRKLGEVAGRAGPRSVHIDKEMFIAAPPERVFDFWQHQENFPQFMRNVEEVRPTGEDCWHWKVAGPFGPVEWDARITERELNRRLAWHTVQGAPVESEGHVDFEPAGEGTRLRVSMDYAPAAGAIGHAAARLLGRDAKTEMDEDLMRVKSFLETGVAARDSAAGRAAENTPRFH, via the coding sequence ATGAGAAACCATGCGAGTCGCGTGACGTCGGCCATCCGCGGTTTCAGCCTCGGGATGCTGGCGATGTATCTGTTCGATCCCGATGTCGGCAGGCGCCGGCGTGCGCTGGTCGTCGACCAGTTCGCGAGCACACGCAACCGGTTGACCCACTTCGCCGACACCGCGTACCGCGACGCGGTCAACCGCAGCTACGGCGTCGCGGCCCGGCTGCGCCCGAGTGCCGGACGGAGGCAGCCGATGACGGCGCATCAGGTCGAGGAACGCGTGCGGGCACGCATCGGCAGGGTCGTGCGCAATTCACATGCGCTCAGGGTACAGGCGCGCGACGACGGCACGGTCGTGCTGTCCGGCCCGGTGCTCGCGAGCGAAGTGAACCGGCTGATGAGCGCAGTGTGGTCGGTGTCCGGCGTCACCGGCATCGAAGACCAGTTGCAGGTGCACGAGCAGCCGGGGAACGTTTCCGCGCTGCAAGGGGCGCTGGCGCACGAAGGGCGCCGCGGCGCGGGAATGGCCGAAACCTGGCCGCCTTCGATCCGGCTGCTCGCGGGGATTACCGGCGGCGCGCTCGCGCTGGCCGGGCTGTCGCGCAGCCGTCCGTTCGGCATGGTGCAGGCGCTGCTCGGCGGTGCGCTCGTCACGCGCGCGGTGGCAAACCGCAAGCTCGGCGAAGTCGCCGGCAGGGCCGGCCCGCGCAGCGTCCACATCGACAAGGAAATGTTCATCGCCGCCCCGCCCGAACGGGTCTTCGACTTCTGGCAGCACCAGGAGAATTTCCCGCAGTTCATGCGCAACGTCGAGGAAGTGCGGCCGACCGGCGAAGACTGCTGGCACTGGAAAGTCGCCGGCCCGTTCGGCCCGGTCGAATGGGACGCCCGGATCACCGAGCGTGAACTGAACCGGCGTCTCGCGTGGCATACGGTCCAGGGCGCACCGGTCGAAAGCGAAGGGCATGTCGACTTCGAGCCCGCCGGCGAAGGCACGCGGCTGCGCGTGTCGATGGACTACGCGCCCGCTGCGGGGGCGATCGGCCATGCGGCAGCGCGGCTGCTCGGGCGCGATGCGAAGACCGAGATGGACGAGGACCTGATGCGCGTGAAGTCGTTCCTCGAAACCGGTGTCGCCGCACGCGACTCGGCCGCGGGGCGCGCAGCCGAAAACACGCCGCGGTTCCACTGA
- a CDS encoding molybdopterin-dependent oxidoreductase produces the protein MNAETIVGTSAQRVDVKDKATGQALYAADIQLPGMLYGKVVRCWEHAHARVVRLDLSQAAKSPGVVKVLGPADVTSNKYNSSVMDLMVSAQLHDMLGDIDDQDIFTTHVKYQGDAICGIIARSEEAAERAAAKVIVEYEPLPVYLTAEASKQPDAIQFTPQKPGNRAFQLPEAMFPGNALGGGDVEAAMQDADIVVEDVFYVPKQKQCQMEPHAYIAKLDNAGRLTCWTSSQMPKLVQAKLAKLFELPMSRVKINATVIGGGFGARLGMISEPQACAMAMAVPGHPVKLQTLREEDWAISPSRHPGKYWMKIGLRKDGTPLACDARFENYKGAYYLDASGTAFTAGAWLGGMYKFPALRYKGESYFTNQGLTGAFRGYGNPQTNFALEQLIDRACAQVGADPVEWRKKWHKGVGDDGWCAGVPYPSCALDECLDRGAAAIDWAAKRRKYANQTGVKRRGIGCAVMNHTSGAMPMLLEHTVCTVKINEDATAEVIFACSDMGQGSHTALKQIAAETLGFPFGDVQLANPGSDAGFDIGAHASRTIYVGGAAVKAACEDAKRQLLARASEALQVPADEIDIRDKKIFAKSDPARSIDVERITRAGVYHFIDPMTGKPEGAPGQIQGYVSFFAPHNSPPFGASFAEVEVDTETGEVRVLELVNAHDIGRAINPAAVEGQLEGGIQQGLGFVLSEETYYDNQGRMLNNSFTDYKMFGPSDMPKIKTILVENADPVGPFGAKSVGESGLVSPVGAVANAIYHALGIQFMEAPITPEKVLKGINEKGLGGLRERAGARY, from the coding sequence ATGAACGCGGAAACCATCGTCGGCACGAGCGCGCAGCGCGTCGACGTCAAGGACAAGGCGACCGGCCAGGCGCTCTACGCGGCCGACATCCAGCTCCCCGGCATGCTGTACGGCAAAGTGGTGCGCTGCTGGGAGCATGCGCACGCGCGCGTCGTCCGCCTCGACCTGTCGCAGGCGGCGAAATCGCCCGGCGTCGTCAAAGTGCTGGGCCCCGCGGACGTCACGTCGAACAAATACAACTCCTCCGTCATGGACCTGATGGTCTCCGCGCAGCTGCACGACATGCTCGGTGACATCGACGACCAGGACATCTTCACGACGCACGTCAAATACCAGGGCGACGCGATCTGCGGAATCATCGCGCGATCCGAAGAGGCCGCCGAGCGCGCCGCGGCGAAAGTCATCGTCGAATACGAGCCGCTGCCGGTGTACCTGACCGCGGAAGCGTCGAAGCAGCCCGATGCGATCCAGTTCACGCCGCAAAAACCGGGCAACCGCGCGTTCCAGCTGCCTGAAGCGATGTTCCCCGGCAACGCGCTCGGCGGCGGCGACGTCGAGGCGGCGATGCAGGACGCCGACATCGTCGTCGAGGACGTGTTCTACGTGCCGAAGCAGAAGCAATGCCAGATGGAGCCGCACGCGTACATCGCCAAGCTCGACAACGCCGGGCGGCTGACGTGCTGGACGTCGTCGCAGATGCCCAAGCTCGTGCAGGCGAAGCTCGCCAAGCTGTTCGAGCTGCCGATGAGCCGCGTCAAGATCAACGCGACCGTGATCGGCGGCGGCTTCGGCGCGCGGCTCGGGATGATTTCGGAGCCGCAAGCGTGCGCGATGGCGATGGCGGTGCCCGGCCACCCGGTCAAGCTGCAGACGCTGCGCGAGGAAGACTGGGCGATCTCGCCGAGCCGCCACCCGGGCAAGTACTGGATGAAAATCGGGCTCAGGAAAGACGGCACGCCGCTCGCGTGCGACGCGCGTTTCGAGAACTACAAAGGTGCTTATTACCTCGACGCGTCGGGCACCGCTTTCACTGCCGGCGCGTGGCTCGGGGGCATGTACAAGTTCCCGGCGCTGCGCTACAAGGGCGAGTCGTACTTCACGAACCAGGGCCTGACCGGCGCGTTCCGCGGCTACGGCAACCCGCAGACGAACTTCGCGCTCGAGCAGCTGATCGATCGCGCGTGCGCGCAGGTCGGCGCCGATCCGGTCGAATGGCGCAAGAAATGGCACAAAGGCGTCGGCGACGACGGCTGGTGCGCGGGCGTGCCTTACCCGTCGTGCGCGCTCGACGAATGCCTCGACCGCGGCGCGGCGGCGATCGACTGGGCGGCGAAACGCCGCAAATATGCGAACCAGACCGGCGTGAAGCGCCGCGGAATCGGCTGCGCGGTGATGAACCACACCAGCGGCGCGATGCCGATGCTGCTCGAACACACCGTGTGCACCGTCAAGATCAACGAGGACGCGACGGCCGAAGTGATTTTCGCGTGCTCGGACATGGGGCAGGGCTCGCACACCGCGCTGAAGCAGATCGCCGCCGAGACGCTCGGCTTCCCGTTCGGCGACGTGCAGCTCGCGAATCCGGGGTCGGACGCCGGCTTCGACATCGGCGCGCACGCGAGCCGCACGATCTACGTCGGCGGCGCGGCAGTGAAAGCCGCGTGTGAGGACGCGAAGCGGCAGCTTCTCGCCCGCGCGAGCGAAGCGCTGCAGGTGCCCGCCGACGAGATCGACATCCGCGACAAGAAGATTTTCGCGAAGAGCGACCCGGCGCGCTCGATCGACGTCGAGCGCATCACGCGTGCCGGCGTGTACCATTTCATCGATCCGATGACCGGCAAGCCGGAAGGCGCGCCCGGACAGATCCAGGGCTACGTGAGCTTCTTCGCGCCGCACAACTCGCCGCCTTTCGGTGCGTCGTTCGCCGAAGTCGAAGTCGATACCGAGACCGGTGAAGTGCGCGTGCTCGAGCTCGTCAACGCGCACGACATCGGCCGCGCGATCAACCCGGCGGCCGTCGAAGGGCAGCTCGAAGGCGGCATCCAGCAAGGACTCGGCTTCGTGCTGAGCGAGGAGACGTACTACGATAACCAGGGGCGGATGCTCAACAACAGCTTCACCGACTACAAGATGTTCGGTCCGAGCGACATGCCGAAGATCAAGACGATCCTCGTCGAGAACGCCGATCCGGTCGGGCCGTTCGGCGCGAAAAGCGTCGGCGAATCGGGGCTCGTGAGCCCGGTCGGAGCGGTCGCGAACGCGATCTATCACGCCCTCGGCATCCAGTTCATGGAAGCGCCGATCACGCCCGAGAAAGTGTTGAAAGGCATCAACGAGAAAGGGCTGGGCGGGTTGCGCGAACGCGCGGGTGCTCGCTATTAA
- a CDS encoding (2Fe-2S)-binding protein, translated as MKDAAITLHINGEEYKLNVAVNRTLLEVLRDQLGMTETKYGCGTGECGACTVLVDDRAINSCLALAATMDGKRITTAAGFAQFGELNHIQQAFNDEAAIQCGYCTPGMIVKTASLLAKNPDPSEHEIRHALEGNICRCTGYEKIVKAVQKAARTAPGRPIKADTACQEVAQ; from the coding sequence ATGAAGGATGCAGCGATCACGCTCCATATCAATGGAGAGGAATACAAGCTCAATGTCGCCGTCAATCGCACGCTGCTCGAAGTGCTGCGCGACCAGCTCGGCATGACCGAGACCAAATACGGCTGCGGCACCGGCGAATGCGGCGCCTGTACGGTGCTCGTCGACGACCGCGCGATCAATTCGTGCCTCGCGCTCGCGGCGACGATGGACGGCAAGCGCATCACGACCGCAGCCGGGTTCGCGCAGTTCGGCGAGCTCAACCACATCCAGCAGGCGTTCAACGACGAAGCGGCGATCCAGTGCGGCTACTGCACGCCGGGGATGATCGTGAAGACCGCGAGCCTGCTGGCGAAGAACCCGGACCCGAGCGAGCACGAAATCCGCCATGCGCTCGAAGGCAACATCTGCCGCTGCACGGGCTACGAAAAAATCGTCAAGGCGGTGCAGAAGGCCGCGCGCACCGCGCCGGGACGCCCGATCAAGGCGGACACGGCCTGTCAGGAGGTGGCGCAATGA
- a CDS encoding FAD binding domain-containing protein, which translates to MSSRILPDFDLLLPKSLAEAVELLATHRQRLTVMAGGTDVLVAMKFTQSPEYVMSLDGIPGLGYVVFDASKGLRIGAKATIADLLAQPEVKEHYPALWHAAEIFATGQVRNTATVLGNLLRASPAGDCSCAIYAIGGKLVLQRAAGRREVDIDDFWLSYGVTARAPDELAVELVLPPPAIGARGAFKRMTRTNDDLSKLNVAVQLEMLGNTCVEARFAMGCVAPTPLRLKNTEALLRGRELTAELLARLVESVPSEISPIDDKRSTAEYRCQVSGVLLKRAIEEACRAA; encoded by the coding sequence ATGAGTAGTCGAATATTGCCGGACTTCGATCTTCTGCTGCCGAAAAGCCTTGCGGAAGCGGTCGAGCTGCTGGCGACGCACCGGCAGCGCCTCACCGTGATGGCGGGCGGCACCGACGTGCTGGTCGCGATGAAGTTCACGCAGTCGCCGGAATACGTCATGAGCCTCGATGGCATCCCCGGGCTCGGATACGTCGTGTTCGATGCGTCGAAAGGCCTGCGCATCGGCGCAAAAGCGACGATCGCGGACCTGCTGGCGCAGCCGGAAGTCAAAGAGCATTACCCGGCGCTGTGGCACGCCGCCGAGATCTTCGCGACCGGCCAGGTGCGCAACACCGCGACCGTGCTCGGCAACCTGCTGCGCGCATCGCCCGCCGGCGACTGCAGCTGCGCGATCTACGCGATCGGCGGCAAGCTCGTGCTGCAGCGCGCGGCCGGCCGGCGCGAAGTCGATATCGACGACTTCTGGCTGTCGTACGGCGTCACTGCGCGCGCGCCCGACGAGCTCGCCGTCGAACTCGTGCTGCCGCCGCCGGCGATCGGCGCGCGCGGCGCTTTCAAGCGCATGACGCGCACGAACGACGACCTGTCGAAGCTCAACGTCGCGGTGCAGCTCGAGATGCTCGGCAACACCTGCGTCGAGGCGCGCTTCGCGATGGGCTGCGTCGCGCCGACGCCGCTGCGGCTCAAGAACACCGAAGCGCTGCTCAGAGGCCGCGAGCTCACCGCCGAGCTGCTCGCGCGCCTCGTCGAGTCGGTGCCGTCGGAAATCAGCCCGATCGACGACAAGCGTTCGACCGCCGAATACCGCTGCCAGGTTTCCGGCGTTTTGTTGAAGCGCGCGATCGAGGAAGCGTGCCGCGCCGCCTGA